The following coding sequences lie in one Labrus bergylta chromosome 5, fLabBer1.1, whole genome shotgun sequence genomic window:
- the wnk2 gene encoding serine/threonine-protein kinase WNK2 isoform X4: MDSAEDSRKDPPLGSTFSSAPNLDSDINANAHRAVYENGTDHNVNIQNESLRGSSDPSAYPSTDYQGLVRQRFIRRSLWVSDSEEQPLDPPECVNRSPELNIDLRTIVDRSRTRSQHGARLGLQDTSSTESQVGLKDSATESASAEEEKVGRRESVPKAEVVPSDVTGKAGSDENEEEPGTKAVSTSPGGRFLKFDIELGRGSFKTVYKGLDTDTWVEVAWCELQERKLSKAERQRFKEEAEMLKALQHPNIVRFYDFWESPMKGKKCIVLVTELMTSGTLKTYLKRFKVMKPKVLRSWCRQILKGLHFLHTRAPPIIHRDLKCDNIFITGPTGSVKIGDLGLATLKRASFAKSVIGTPEFMAPEMYEEHYDEAVDVYAFGMCMLEMATSEYPYSECQNAAQIYRKVTSGVKPASYSKISDPEIKEIIGECICHKWEERYSIKDLLNHAFFAEDTGVRVELNEEDDGKKSSIALKLWVEDPKKLKGKYKDTGAIEFTFDLVGEVPEVVAQEMVESGFFLDCDVKIVGKSIRDRVALIKWRRERTVLSGNGESAVKKMQPNLLQVPGSGVPEAATFSTTDYEDQEIEQQTLICTVPATTSTTSDSGVSSAMQLDDLSNQQNGPYQSLPEPISTAQIIYSPPAQADPQLHQGPYQQPTVQASQENYTHVSAQLHQGAHQQTTGQLHPGAYQQPASQLHQGPFQSQTTVSVPATPAPALHQSRQTAQSFQAEAPALQTQLTAQTSQEQLLPADQSTSHLSPPDIATHFPQSISGAPPPLLPLQFSTQFPSPYPVVQTGGINASSYPPAPLQCAYSSSGPHLSSSRFSPSPQHPSLPLSPHTVFPSVPSLGSPQTPLSTPQHVPGVALHMPLFTMTMSPVVPKQQDGSPVSQANLGSYHTMHPLPLSQVQPTPYPTPYSEQELAEQPVQIQTMVQHGLPAVQAPLWESGVDTESSATGQDLPVASTGKAPAPDSISASAQEKPGAQAPADIPALVTAQYQPSVPVSPQATAIHETTASTLTTVQAPVSAPGHSYEPPKGPSTSSDISGLASASAPVPVPAASVQSAAAAKSPAPFAASNQAPVLQPDGTQTAGSVSECASLAAAQQNLESTSTSSPFHLEPCLEDVLQDKPLSLPSYAYDSLNSDVASGKETSDGYDSLASGGKGDGKPRKHHRKSARTRSRQEKTSKPKLSMLNVCNTGDKMVECQLETHNHKMVTFKFDLDGDAPEEIATYMVENGFILLLEKEIFIDQLKDIVDKAEDMLNEDVEGERASTLSCSPQQGIISEGLVGESQQQGAHQPVYQQNVLHTGKRWFIICPVEETPTSSQDTPSDGTTTQSPGSSTTTQPADSGTARPSASREEGSSSTMSGGSGGFTYDVYGFCSPPIMSNTDPLLLATLSPPVSAPPTLQSVSSVEPTGSAMQPSIHQAQPARAQTLPPSSRHTSFPIEESHGSPLGSVSPIHAAQQLPNMTCPVSMAGEMPCCPLVMPLSLDVSALQVGSPLTPLPLQESGSAKEPLSVSYTSATRSERSQQPVVLHQPFSTVGGTKAPSLPQSPAPSQHGAGPAESDGEGRLGRGGFVDSTIKTLDEKLRNLLYQEYAPMYPSGSTAETPGSGTEYIQSPPGPESATGGSGNSTPGPMGEGRYRAGEQLPQIPERMDSLSTLSDSAVCASLSRRHVPHSASCSGTRGRFKLISVPPEVANRRDVKQRSWSSAASPAHPSGYPEDLVQSGAMAASTTIGRFSVVSTEDDITQRTRCSRYSAPPDFYLDTPPSMAKRGSLPRALTSPSVPVDVTVHARFLSSDSGAESSPAKMAPATPSQHTRSERRGSDLMKRAVAFLRRSGRSSSLQSSDSPSRHGGVHGSAYASSDNDSEMEDSDMKRELQRLREKHLREISELQANQRGEVELLYHRLGKAPPSGLGLSHVAPQTSRRKRSGKHRLKPGKLLSPLVQQFRNVTTRSSDSSKSSAATGTAEPTVSLNGSPAKASLPTHGRTGSCTSHLPSSTSEPVQTQQPCSLKGSLSSDNIYAGLHGDSTGTQAPLGQGTTLKRLCLGKERGRSGASSGASNQSQQPPMGATPPSHQPVMGLAQAQANNSNNKTATYTGYPMCANENNLPEDLQRLMEDWAQEVLIVTHRPGTDSLSISGQQLWDHVVPRTQEQLASARYATSWTVADREACSLPLSWLDSPGSTMKTCPSSGPHPCDQLPLAPPFRALSSHVSVGQWPGFLSPLPSGVFAFPALPSAQDTPSTTPAPSYQPPDPKARTL; this comes from the exons GAACGGAAACTGTCCAAAGCTGAGAGACAGAGGTTCAAAGAGGAGGCGgagatgttaaaggcactgcaGCACCCCAACATCGTGCGATTCTACGACTTCTGGGAATCGCCAATGAAAGGGAAGAAGTGTATCGTTCTGGTAACAGAGTTAATGACCTCAGGGACGCTAAAAAC CTACCTGAAGCGTTTTAAGGTGATGAAGCCCAAAGTCCTTAGGAGCTGGTGCAGACAAATCCTCAAAGGCCTCCACTTCCTCCACACGAGGGCTCCTCCCATCATCCACAGAGACCTCAAGTGTGacaacatcttcatcactggTCCAACAGGCTCTGTTAAAATAGGAGACCTGGGCCTGGCGACTCTGAAGAGGGCCTCCTTTGCTAAAAGTGTTATAG GAACTCCGGAGTTCATGGCCCCAGAGATGTATGAGGAGCACTATGATGAGGCTGTGGATGTTTATGCGTTTGGGATGTGTATGCTGGAGATGGCCACTTCTGAATACCCCTACTCAGAGTGTCAAAACGCTGCTCAGATCTACCGCAAAGTGACCAGT ggTGTGAAACCTGCCAGCTACAGTAAAATCAGTGACCCAGAAATCAAGGAAATAATAGGGGAATGTATCTGTCACAAATGGGAGGAAAG gtACTCCATCAAGGACCTCCTAAATCATGCATTCTTTGCAGAGGATACAGGCGTGAGGGTGGAGCTCAATGAAGAGGATGATGGGAAGAAATCCTCTATTGCTCTGAAGCTGTGGGTTGAAGATCCTAAAAAGCTGAAGGGGAAGTACAAGGACACTGGTGCCATCGAGTTTACCTTTGACTTGGTCGGGGAGGTCCCAGAGGTTGTCGCCCAAGAAATG GTTGAATCAGGTTTTTTCCTGGACTGTGATGTGAAGATAGTAGGGAAGTCCATCCGGGATCGCGTGGCACTTATCAAATGGAGGAGGGAGCGGACTGTCCTGTCAGGAAACGGCGAGTCAGCTGTGAAGAAGATGCAGCCGAACCTACTGCAGGTTCCCGGTTCAGGTGTACCAGAGGCTGCCACGTTTTCTACTACGGATTATGAGGACCAAGAGATAGAGCAGCAGACCCTGATCTGCACCGTACCAGCCACAACATCTACCACAT CTGACAGTGGAGTGAGCTCTGCCATGCAATTAGATGATCTGAGCAATCAGCAAAACGGACCCTACCAGTCCCTTCCAGAGCCCATTTCCACAGCTCAGATAATCTACAGTCCTCCTGCGCAGGCTGACCCACAGCTGCACCAGGGGCCCTACCAGCAACCCACAGTACAGGCCTCACAGGAAAACTACACACACGTATCCGCTCAATTACACCAGGGAGCCCACCAGCAAACCACAGGTCAGCTGCATCCTGGGGCATATCAACAACCTGCATCCCAGCTGCACCAAGGGCCTTTTCAGTCTCAAACA ACAGTTTCTGTTCCGGCTACACCAGCCCCAGCTCTGCACCAGAGTagacaaacagcacagagcTTCCAAGCTGAAGCACCTGCGCTCCAGACACAGCTTACTGCCCAAACCAGCCAGGAGCAG CTTTTACCTGCTGACCAGAGCACATCTCACCTGAGTCCTCCTGACATAGCAACCCATTTTCCACAGTCAATCTCTGGTGCACCTCCTCCACTCCTGCCCCTGCAGTTCAGCACACAG TTCCCCTCCCCATATCCTGTTGTTCAAACAGGAGGCATCAACGCCTCCTCTTACCCCCCAGCTCCTCTGCAATGTGCCTACAGCAGTAGTGGCCCTCATCTGTCCAGCTCCCGCTTCTCACCTTCACCCCagcatccctccctccctctgagCCCTCACACTGTCTTCCCCTCTGTACCTTCCCTCGGCTCCCCTCAGACCCCCCTGTCCACACCTCAGCACGTGCCTGGTGTGGCACTCCATATGCCACTATTCACCATGACCATGTCCCCTGTAGTCCCCAAGCAGCAGGACGGCTCTCCCGTATCTCAGGCTAACCTTGGTAGCTACCACACCATGCATCCCTTACCTCTCTCCCAGGTACAACCCACCCCATACCCCACCCCCTACTCTGAGCAGGAACTGGCTGAGCAGCCTGTCCAG attcaGACTATGGTCCAGCATGGGTTGCCTGCTGTTCAGGCTCCTCTCTGGGAAAGTGGAGTGGACACAGAATCGTCTGCAACTGGCCAGGACTTACCTGTAGCATCGACAGGAAAAGCTCCAGCCCCTGACTCTATCTCAGCTTCAGCTCAAGAAAAACCTGGAGCTCAAGCCCCAGCAGATATTCCAGCTCTGGTCACAGCACAATACCAACCCTCAGTCCCAGTGTCTCCTCAAGCCACAGCCATCCATGAGACTACAGCCTCAACCCTCACAACAGTTCAAGCACCTGTGTCTGCACCAGGCCACTCTTATGAACCACCAAAAGGCCCCTCTACTAGCTCGGACATATCTGGCTTGGCCTCAGCCTCAGCCCCAGTCCCAGTGCCAGCAGCCTCTGTTcagtctgcagctgctgctaaATCTCCAGCTCCATTCGCAGCTTCAAACCAGGCTCCAGTTCTGCAGCCTGATGGCACTCAGACAGCAGGCTCGGTGTCTGAATGTGCAAGCCTGGCCGCAGCTCAGCAAAACCTGGAGTCCACATCTACATCCAGCCCCTTTCATCTAGAGCCCTGCTTAGAG GATGTACTTCAGGACAAACCATTATCTTTACCCAGTTATGCCTATGACAG TCTCAACTCTGATGTAGCGTCTGGTAAGGAAACCAGCGATGGCTATGACAGCTTGGCAAGTGGAGGGAAGGGGGACGGGAAACCCAGGAAACACCACCGCAAGTCTGCCCGCACGCGTTCCCGACAAGAGAAGACCAGCAAACCCAAACTGAGCATGCTCAAC GTTTGCAACACTGGAGATAAAATGGTGGAATGCCAGCTGGAGACTCACAACCACAAAATGGTGACATTTAAATTTGATCTGGATGGAGATGCTCCAGAGGAAATAGCTACATACATG GTAGAGAATGGCTTCATCCTGCTGTTAGAGAAGGAGATCTTCATCGACCAGCTAAAGGACATTGTTGATAAAGCTGAGGACATGCTGAATGAAGACGTGGAGGGTGAAAGAGCTTCCACTTTGAGTTGCAGTCCTCAGCAAGGCATTATTTCTGAAGGGCTGGTAGGAGAG AGTCAGCAGCAAGGAGCACATCAGCCCGTCTATCAGCAGAATG TTCTCCACACAGGAAAGAGATGGTTCATAATCTGCCCCGTAGAAGAAACGCCCACATCCAGCCAGGACACCCCGTCTGATGGTACAACCACACAGTCTCCTGGGAGTTCTACCACTACCCAGCCTGCTGATAGTGGCACTGCCAGGCCATCTGCATCCAGAG aAGAGGGGTCATCCTCAACAATGTCTGGAGGAAGTGGAGGCTTCACATACGATGTGTATGGATTCTGCAGCCCTCCTATAATGTCGAACACAGACCCTCTACTCCTAGCTACTTTGTCTCCCCCTGTGTCTGCTCCCCCCACTCTTCAGTCAGTGTCCTCAGTGGAGCCTACAGGCAGCGCGATGCAGCCCAGCATTCATCAGGCGCAGCCAGCCAGAGCTCAAACTTTGCCTCCATCGTCCCGACATACATCTTTTCCGATTGAAGAGTCGCATGGATCCCCTTTGGGCTCCGTGTCTCCGATCCATGCAGCCCAGCAGCTACCCAACATGACATGTCCTGTATCTATGGCAGGCGAGATGCCATGCTGCCCCCTAGTGATGCCCTTGTCCCTGGATGTGAGCGCTTTACAGGTGGGGTCTCCACTCACTCCTCTGCCCCTCCAGGAATCCGGCTCAGCCAAAGAGCCGCTGTCAGTCTCCTACACCTCTGCAACGCGGAGCGAGCGCTCGCAGCAGCCTGTGGTTCTCCACCAGCCTTTTTCCACTGTTGGTGGGACCAAAGCTCCCTCACTGCCCCAGAGTCCAGCACCTTCCCAGCATGGTGCTGGGCCTGCAGAGTCAGACGGAGAGGGACGCCTGGGCCGTGGTGGCTTTGTGGATAGCACCATAAAAACACTGGATGAGAAACTAAGGAATCTGCTCTACCAGGAGTACGCCCCCATGTATCCATCAGGAAGTACTGCAGAGACACCGGGCTCCGGCACCGAGTACATCCAGtctcctcctggtccagaaaGCGCCACAGGGGGGTCAGGAAACAGCACCCCAGGGCCCATGGGGGAGGGACGCTACAGAGCAGGAGAGCAACTG CCTCAAATTCCAGAGAGAATGGATAGTTTGAGCACACTGAGTGACTCAGCCGTGTGTG CGTCCCTGTCAAGAAGACACGTTCCTCACTCTGCTTCCTGCTCTGGAACAAGAGGAAGGTTTAAG CTAATTTCCGTTCCTCCTGAAGTGGCCAACAGGCGAGATGTAAAACAAAGGAGCTGGAGCAGCGCTGCATCACCAGCACATCCTTCAGGATACCCTGAGGACCTTGTTCAGTCCGGGGCCATGGCTGCCTCCACCACTATTGGCCGTTTCTCTGTGGTCAGCACAGAAGATGACATTACCCAAAGGACACGATGCAGCCGCTACTCTGCACCTCCTGATTTCTATCTGGACACGCCTCCTTCTATGGCCAAGCGGGGCTCTCTGCCTCGCGCCCTGACTTCCCCCTCTGTCCCTGTGGATGTCACGGTCCATGCTCGTTTCCTCTCCTCGGACTCAGGGGCTGAGAGCAGCCCTGCAAAAATGGCTCCCGCTACCCCGTCTCAGCATACTCGCTCTGAGCGCAGAGGAAGCGACCTTATGAAGAGGGCGGTGGCCTTCCTCCGCCGCTCAGGGCGCAGCAGCAGCTTGCAGAGCTCTGACTCACCGAGTAGGCATGGAGGAGTGCATGGCTCAGCCTATGCCAGCAGCGATAATGACTCAGAGATGGAGGATTCAGACATGAAGAGGGAACTGCAGAGACTCAGGGAGAA ACACCTGAGGGAAATTTCTGAGCTGCAGGCCAATCAGCGAGGGGAAGTTGAGCTGCTGTATCACCGTCTTGGTAAAGCCCCTCCGTCTGGCCTGGGACTCTCGCATGTTGCACCACAAACCAGCCGCAGAAAAAGGTCCGGCAAGCACAGACTGAAGCCTGGCAAACTTCTTAGCCCCCTGGTTCAAcagtttagaaatgtcacaactAGATCTAGTGACTCCAGCAAATCCA GTGCTGCTACAGGAACGGCTGAGCCCACTGTGAGTTTAAACGGCTCTCCAGCAAAAGCTTCTCTCCCAACTCACGGCAGGACGGGCTCATGCACCAGCCACCTTCCCAGCTCTACCTCAGAGCCTGTTCAGACTCAGCAGCCCTGTTCCCTTAAGGGCTCTTTGTCTTCTGATAATATTTACGCCGGACTGCATGGAGATAGCACCGGCACACAAGCGCCCCTTGGACAAG GGACAACGCTGAAGCGACTGTGTCTTGGCAAAGAGCGTGGCA GGTCTGGAGCCAGCTCGGGGGCTTCTAATCAATCACAGCAACCGCCTATGGGTGCCACTCCTCCTTCTCATCAGCCAGTGATGGGACTGGCTCAGGCTCAGGCCaataacagcaacaacaaaacagccaCATACACTGGTTATCCCATGTGTGCAAATGAGAACAACCTGCCTGAGGACTTGCAGCGGCTGATGGAGGACTGGGCCCAGGAGGTCCTGATTGTCACCCACAGGCCAGGCACTGACTCTCTGAGCATCAGCGGGCAGCAGCTTTGGGATCATGTTGTGCCTCGAACACAAGAGCAACTGGCTAGTGCTAGATAT GCCACATCATGGACAGTCGCTGATCGAGAGGCCTGCAGTCTTCCCCTGTCATGGCTGGACAGTCCAGGGTCAACAATGAAGACCTGCCCCTCTTCAGGGCCCCATCCATGTGATCAGCTGCCATTGGCCCCTCCTTTCAGGGCACTGTCCTCACATGTGTCCGTTGGCCAGTGGCCTGGGTTTCTCTCCCCACTTCCTTCAGGAGTTTTTGCCTTTCCTGCTTTGCCCTCAGCCCAGGACACCCCAAGCACCACTCCAGCTCCATCATATCAGCCACCTGACCCCAAAGCCAGGACTCTCTAA